Genomic window (Candidatus Hydrogenedentota bacterium):
GGGCACCATTACCACCTTCGGCGGCGCAAACCTCACGCGAGACCACGTTAATCTGGTCACGGTTGACGGAAAGACTCTTAACGCACCCTCGGAAGACGATTTCGATTCCATCGCCAACTCCAAGTTGGAGTACGCTCGCAAATACCGCAAAGAGTTGGAGAAGAGTGCGGAAGATGCCCTGCTCGAATTCGGCGTTCGCAGTGTCGTCCGCGTGGCACTCGATATCGACAATAGCCGAACCACCGAGACATCGGAAGAGGTCAAAGCCGGAACTCCTATCAGCAGCTTGAGTTCCACGAGTACAACAACTTCAACCCAAGGTGCGCCGGAAGGTCCTGCTGGAGCGCGTGCTAACTTGCCGGACGACGCGCCCGCACCAGGCAGCGAACAGAACTCCACGACGACAGAGCAAACGCTTGACAACTTCATGCCGTCTAAGAAAACCATCACCCGCGAAACCACGCCAGGTAGTGCCACCACCACACACGTCACCGCAATCGTCCAAGGGCGGTATAATGATGAAGTAGGCGCGGATGGTAAACCGACCGGCCAAAAGGTGTACACAGAACGCACAAAGAAAGAACTGGACACGTACAAAGTCCTAGTCGCTTCCGCGTGCGGCGTTGACGAAAACCTGGTTGAAGTACGCGACCACCCATTCGAACTGGACAAGTTGACGGCGGCTACATCCGCCTTCGAGGCCGTTCAGACGGCATCACTTATGGCGAACTGGCAAGACACACTATCGATGATTCTGAAACTCGGCGCGGTGGCCGTCGCGTTCCTCATGGTGCGCAGGATGTTGTTGCGCGCCGCGATTCCAATCGAGCCGGAAGAAGAAATAGCGCGATTCGAAGTGCCCACGGCAGGACCGGAAGAACTTCGAAAGCGCGAGATTGCCGGCGAAGTCGAGCGGGTTTCGCAAGAGCAACCTGAAGCAGTGGCCGCTCTACTGCGCACGTGGTTGAGCGAACGCGAGTAATACAGTGTCAGCAGAAACTAGACAAAAACTCGCAGAACTGGATGGCCGCACCAAGGCCGCCATTTTCCTTGCATGCCTGGGCCCGCAACAGGCCAGCAAGATCCTCTCGAAGATGAGCGAAGAGGAGATTGAGCAGCTTACGCTCGATCTATCAAGCCTGGGTTCGATCGAGCCCGAGATTCGCGAAGCGATTATTGAAGAATTCCACCAAATGTACCTTGCCAACCGCTACGTCACGGCGGGCGGCATTGATTACGCAAGGCATGTGCTCGAATCCGCCTTGGGTCCCGAGCGCGCCCTCGAAATCCTGACGCGGCTTCAGAGCAGCTTGCAGGAAGTCCCGTTTGAGTTTCTTAAGCGCGCCGATCCATCGCAGATATCGACCTTTATCCAAGACGAACACCCGCAGACCATCTCCTTAATTCTCGCGCACCTTCAGCCGGGCGTGGCCAGCGTCGTTTTGTCCGCGTTGCCTCAAGACGTGCGAACCGACGTGGTCATGCGCATTGCAACGATGGACCGCACGCCTCCTGAAATCGTTCGCGAAGTTGAGCGCGTGCTGGAACGCAAAATGGCCTCCGTGTTCAGCCAAGGTTTCACGTTTGCGGGTGGCGTGAAGGACGTCGCGGAGATTCTCAACAATATCGACCGCGGCACCGAGCGAACGATCATGGCCGATCTCGAAGAGCGCGATCCGGAACTGGCCGACGAAATCGCGCGTTTGATGTTCACCTTCGACGATTTGATCCTCGTGGACGACTCCGGCATTCAGAAGGCCCTTCGCGAGATCGAACAGAAAGAGCTTGCTCTCGCGCTGAAGACCGCAAACTCGGAACTTGCGGACAAGATCTTCAAGAACATGTCCGAGCGCGCCCGCGAAATGATCAAGGAAGAGATGGAGTACATGGGCCCCGTTCGCCTGCGCACCATCGAAGAAGCCCAGCAGAAGATCGTCACCGTCATCAGGCGGCTTGAAGAAAGCGGTGAAATCGTCATTCAGGGACGTTCCGGCGGAGCCGACGAGATTGTCGTCTAGCTTGCGTTGGGCGCCAGTGCGGCCGAACACCGGTGCCGGATGCTCACGGGAAATACTCCGAGGCTATGCCATGAGAAAACCGGACCAGAACTGCGGTAGGGGGGGAGTTCCCCTTGGCACGAATCATAAAATCGACTGAACCCGAGGCAAACGCGTTCGAGCGATACGAACGCAATGTGCTTCAAGAAACCGCGCCCAGCGCGTTCGCCGAAGATTCGGAGAGTGAGCCTGTTGTCACTCCCGAAATGACGGCCGCTGCCATTATTCAGCAGGCAAACGAAGAAGCCGACAGCATTCGGCAGGCTGCCTACGAAGAAGGCGTACAGCAAGGGCTTGCGGCGGCCTCGGTTCAGTTTCAGGAGTCTGTCGCCGGCGTGTTGGATGCCCTCCAGGCCATATCCGGCGACTTGCGCCAGACCCGGGAGTCTTTTCTGGACTCTCTCGAAACACAAGTCATTCAACTCGTCGGTGCGATTACGCACCGCATTTTGGCCCGCGAGGCTCACATTGACTTGGAGGTCGTCCGCAATACTGTCCGCGCCGCCCTTGAGCATCTCGTCAATCGAGAGCGGGTTACCATCCGGCTTAACCCGAGGGATTTCGCAGCTATGCGCGAACAGAGCATCGACTTGGGCGCGCATCTGGACGGACTAACGGATTTGGTCATTTCCCCGGATGAACGGGTCGCGCCGGGGGGGTGTATGCTCGAAACAGAGACCATGTCGGTCGACGCCCGGTTGGATGAACAGTTGCGTCGCATCCTCGACGCGATGACAGGATAACGCGCGGCCGTGTTCACTCTGGAGCCCTATATCGAACGCGTCAAGACAACCCAGTCTATTGGCGTATTCGGCAAGGTTGTGGACGTTGTCGGGCTAACCATTGAAGCCACCGGCCCCGTCATGCACATCGGCGACTTGTGCTACGTGCAGCCTCCTCGCGGCGGAAAGAGAATCCCCGTGGAGGTCGTCGGCTTTCGTGGCAATCGAATACTCCTCATGGCCTTGGGAGACATGGCCGGCGTAGCTCCACACAGCATCGTGATTCCAACGTTCAAGCCTCAAATGGTGCGAGTGGGGCTAGACCTCCTTGGCCGGGTCATCGGAAGCATGGGAGCCCCGCTCGACGGACGGCCCGCACCGGAGGGTACCCATCTTTCTCCACTTATGGTCGCCCCTCCTGGCCCCATGGAACGCCGGCGCATTGTCGAGCCTCTCGCCACGGGCATTCGCGCGATAGACTCTTGTGTTACGTGTGGTAAGGGACAGCGCGTAGGCATCTTAGCGGGAAGCGGCGTAGGGAAAAGTAAACTCATCGGCATGATCGCTCGCAATACGAACGCCGATGTCAACGTCATTGCCTTGGTCGGCGAACGCGGACGCGAAGTGCGTGATTTCATTGAGGGCGATCTTGGCCCGCAGGGCTTGGCCCGCTCCGTCGTTGTCGTTGCCACCTCGGACGAACCAGCGCTGATGCGCATCAAGGGCGCCTATGTCGCGACGGCCATCGCCGAGTGGTTTCGCGCGCAGGGCGCGGACGTACTGCTCATGATGGACTCCGTCACCCGGTTTGCCATGGCACAACGCGAAGTCGGATTGGCCGTCGGCGAGCCACCCACCACGAAGGGTTATCCTCCATCTGTCTTTGGTTTGTTGGCGCGCCTTCTGGAGCGGGCCGGCACCTCGCCCACGGGCAGTATCACCGGCCTCTACACGGTACTCGTGGAAGCCGACGATCTGAATGATCCGATCGGAGATGCCGTTCGTAGTATCCTTGATGGGCATATTGCGCTGTCGCGGAGCTTGGCGACGCGCAACCACTATCCAGCCATCGATGTGCTGGAAAGTGTAAGCCGTTGCATGATAGACGTAACACCGGAGACGCACCGCACGTTCGCGGGGGATATGCGGCACGTGCTGGCTACCTACCGCGACGCCGAGGATTTGATTAATATCGGAGCCTACGTAGGGGGAAGCAACCCGGAAATCGACCGGTCGATCCGACTAATGCCCTCCGTGCGGCGCTTCTTGCAGCAGGGCTTGTTTGATGCGACTGCCTTCGACGATATTGTTGGCCTGATGCAACGCAGTTTGAAAGGATAGTCCGTTGCCGAGACGTGACCCAGAGCGATTCGATACGCTATTGCGGGTGCGCAAGCGCCAAGAGCAATTGCGCGCGCAATCGCTCGCCGAGGTACGGACCCAAATCCGGTCAGTGCAACGCCAGCGCCAACAGATTTCGGAAGAACAAGTCCGTATGATTCACGAAGCGTCCGAGGCTGTCGGCGAGCAATTGGCCGGTCCAGAGATTCACATGTTCTTCCAGTATGAGCGGCACTTGGCGAGACTTGTTGTCGAACGCGATGCTACATTGCGTAGACTGCGCACCGTCGAGGAAGAACGGAGGTCGGCCTTGGAGGACTCGATGAAACGACGGCGCGTGGTGGAACGCCTCCAAGAACGGTACCAGCAGGAAGCCGCCACGGAACAGCGCAAGATGGAACAGAAACTGAACGATGAGATTGCGGGTGTTCGCGCGTCGCGACACACGCAGGGCGAGCGGGAGCCATGAAAGCAGTCCTCTTTGTTGTATTGCCCCTCCTCACGTTCGTGTTGACCCTGGTCGGTCTGCTCGCCATGTCGGGCAACCTCTCCGCGGACGGCATGGGAAAGATTCTTGGAACCGCGCCGCCCCCAGTTGTGCAGGCCCCTGAAGAAACCAAAGACGATCTGATCGGCTATGCCGCCGATCTCAAGAAACGCGAAGATGAACTGAAAGAACGCGAAGCCAAAATCGAGAAGGATGAGAAACGTCTCCTCGAAGCCCAATCTCAGATGGAAGAGCTTCGAGGCGCGCTTCAGCAAATGCTTCTGCAAATCAGCCAGTCCGCGGACGAAACGGAGTCCACTCAATCGCAGCGCCTGATGTCCGTGGCAGAGTCCCTCGGCGGCATGAAACCCGCCCAGGCCGCAAAGGCCCTCGAAGGCTGGAACCCGCAAGATGGCGCCGCGCTGCTACGCCTCATTGACGAAAGAGCCCGCGGGAAGATTCTCGATAGTATGGATCCAGAAAAGACTGCCGCATTTCTGCAAGCGATGCAGGAACAAAAATAACCTTCTCCTTCGGCCGCTTCTTGGCCGAGCTTAATCCTTCACAGTCTTCAATGCGGTTGTCAGCCGCATCGAGGCAATCAACGCATCACGGTCTCATGTTCCTGCTGTGACGCCGCCCTGGGCAGACAGGGCGCCCCTAAATCGTCTGCGCTGAAAGCGCGAATCACCTGTTCGTCGACCCCCTTCACAAGGACGTGCGGGGGATCTGCGTCCGCAGTTGCCTCAAGGAGGCCACGGCTCTGTGGACCGCCAAATCCCGATAGAAAGGAGGTGAAAAAGATCATGGTATCAGCCATAGAAGCTACCCGAACAGAACCAAAGGGCAGCGAACCGGCCCCACCATCCAAAACCGCGAACTCGGCCTCGGATACGGCGGCTACCGGACTCTTTGCACTGCTAATGGCCCATTTGCAAAACATCGCGGAGGCGGCTGTACAGGGCGATGCAACCGGTGAAGTGACTGCCACAACCGATGCGACCGGCGATGTGACTGAACCCACGCAGGAAGGAGAGCAGGCCCCGACGGACCCGCTCCTCGCTCTGTTGGTGGCCTCGCAGGCGGAAACACTTGCGACCGCCGGCCAGGCGCAACCCGCACCGGTGGTCGCAGAGGATGACCCCACGACGGGGATTTCCACAGTCGCTTTGCTGGACGTAGGTGAGGCGAAATCCGACGTGCCCGCACCTTCAATTCCTGCCAGTTCGGCGAAATACGTGGTGACTCCTCCGCTTGCGACTCCCGAGACCATTGACGACGCGAAGCTAACGCAGACGTCCGATAAGGAAGTAACGGTCTCAGACGCGGACTTGGCGGAGGTGGCGGAGCCCTTGGCCGCCACGGCCAAACCGGTGTTGGAGTCTAAGAACATCGGCAAGAACACCGATGTGGCGGAGAAAGCGCCCGTGGCAAAGGTGACGCCGCCGCAGGTGGACGTTGCTCAAGCTCAGGCAGACGCCAACGCCAAGACCGATGAGGCGCAACCGGGATTCCGGGAAACCAAACCGCTGAACATGGCCGAACTCCTGAAGCAAGCCGCCGGTAGCGGCGGTAGAGCCGAGACTGTGGAGAAGCCTGCCGGAGTCAAAGGCGACGACACGGCCCCAGCGCCAACCCAACGTATCGATATGAGTGCCAACGTACACACATCCGTCGATACGAAGGGTGCCAAGGGCGTCGAGGCGTCGACCCAGAAGGTGGAGACACCGCTACAAGCGGAGCGGCCCACGCTGCAGACCCTGCACGAGTTCACGGTGCGAGGCGTCAAATACCTCGTCCGTGAAGGAGGCGACACGGTAACCGTACGCCTTGTGCCTGAATCGTTGGGCGAAGTTCGTTTCGACGTGACTCGGAACCAAGACACGGTCAGTGTGCGCCTGGTAAGCGCCAATCCCGCCGTGCGGACCGTACTGGAATCTCAAGTACACGGGCTGCGCGACCAGCTCACGCAAGACGGATTCTCGGTGTCGCAGATCGTCGTAACGGCCGACGCGGCTTCATCGAACTCGCAGGGAGGTCAGTGGGGAAACGCGTGGTCGGACCAGACTCCGGCATGGCGCAACTCCGACGCGGCCTCAAGCTTCAACACGGCGCGTAATCAGACGTATGAAACGCCGGCCCGTCGTGGCGCTCAGCATAATGGCGCTCTCGACGTTTTTGCGTAGAAAGGAAACAACCTATGAATGCACTCTCGAACATTTCCTCGGACTTCGCAAATCTGCTGCGTCCGGATGTTCGCGCGGCCTACCAGGGTTTAACCAAAGCCGCGGACACGACAACCACCAAGACTCCGTTTCAAGATGCGGTTTCCGCCGCCTTGAAGAGCACCAAGTCGGACGATAAATCGGAGTCGGATACCCTGGGTACCGATGCGCTGGGGAGAGATCAGTTCCTTCAGTTGCTCGTACTTCAGATGCAGAACCAAGACCCCATGTCACCCACGGACAACACCGAGATGATTGCCCAGTTGGCGCAATTCTCCGCCCTGGAACAAATGCAGAATCTGAACGAGAGCTTCCAGTACTTGAGCGGAAACATTGACCAACTGAACTTCATCAATGCCAGCAATATGGTTGGCAAGGAAGTGACCGGGATTGACATCAACGGCGACGAAGTCACCGGCGTCGTGGATAGCGTCGGCATGGAGGACAGCATCGTCTATCTCATGATTGGCGACAACGTGTTGTCGATGGCCGGCGTTACCGAAATCAAGGAAGCGTCATGATTCAAGCCCTGAACTGCATACAAGCGGAGGGTGCGTGCGCAAGCACGGCCATCCGTCAGCGCGGACACCCCGCGGAGACGGACTTCGCGCAGTGGTTCAATCGCGAGTTGGCTGGCAGCAGCCGCGTGAAGTTCAGCGCCCACGCCACCCAACGTCTTCGCGACCGCAACATTGCGCTTACCTCGGCCGATGAAAACCGCTTGTCCCAGGCGGTTGACCAGGCCCAGGCAAAAGGCGCTCGCGAATCCCTAATCCTCATGGACCGTTTGGCCTTGGTGGTCAACGTACCCAACCGGACGGTCATCACGGCGCTGCCCCAGGGCGAAACACAGAACGCCGTATTCACCAACATCGACAGCGCGGTCGTCGTGGCCGGAGAAACCAGCCTCAATGAACGCGCAAAACTGCAAACCGGGCTGGACCCCATCTGGGGAAGCCCCTACGCCGCGGACTGACCGAAGCGGCGAAACGGACAGGAGACAGGTAGTATGGGAACAGCAATTTACACTGGAGTAACGGGGCTTCAAGCTCACCAACGGCGTATCGACGTAATCGCAAGCAACATCGCGAACGTCAACACGACGGGGTATCGGAGTTCTCGTGCTCTCTTCCAGGATCTCTTTTCGCAAACGATTTCCGGGCCGCGCGCGGCCGTTGGATCGTTCGGCGGCAGCAATCCTTCGCAGGTCGGTCTGGGCGTGCGTCTTGGCTCAATCGACGTCAACTACAGTCAGGCAGCGCTGCTGACAACCGGCGTGTCTTCCGACCTCGCCATTCAAGGAAGTGGCTTCTTTGTCCTTAGCGATGGCGTGGCCAACTACTACACGCGCGACGGATCGTTCGATCTCAATGCCGATGGTGAACTTCGCGATCCCGCCACCGGATTCCTCGTGCAGGGCTTCCAGGCGGACTCCACCGGCGCCATCGATCCCAACGGACCGCTCACTTCCATCACGATTCCCGTCGGCGGCGCGGCCATTGTTCGCGCTACCACCACCGCGACGCTCATTGGCAATCTGAATTCAGATGCCGCGACCGGTGACACCGTTACGAGAACCATTCGCGTCTTCGATTCGCTGGGTACGCCCCGCGATATCGATCTTGTCTTCACCAAGAGCGCCACGACCAATGAATGGGACTGGGTGGCGTCCAGCACCGATCCCGCCATCAACACCGTTACAGGCTCGGGCACCATCGAGTTCGATGCCAACGGTACCGTTATCAATGGCGGCATCGGCAATGTCAGCGTCACCTTCAATGCCGGACCGTCATCGCCCATCGATCCTTTTGCTTTCGATTTTGACTTCGAATCGATTACTCAGTTGTCCGCCGATAGCGACGTGACCCTTCAGAATCAAGACGGTTACCAACGCGGCGTGCTTGAATCGTTCAACATCGGCGACGACGGCGTAATTAACGGCGTCTTCTCCAACGGCCTCACGCGCGTCATCGGTCAAGTTGCCCTGGCAGTCTTCGCAAACAACGGCGGCCTTGTGCGTGAAGGCAGCAACCTGTTCCGCGAAAGCCCCTCGTCCGGCGTGGCCCAAATAGGCACGGCGAATACCGGCGGCCGCGGCTCGGTCTCCGGCGGCGTGTTGGAAGGCTCAAACGTTGACCTTGGCACCGAGTTCAGCAACATGATCGTTACGCAGCGCGGATTCCAGGCCAATGCAAGGACCATTACGACAGCCGACACTTTGCTCCAAGAAACCGTGAATCTTATCCGCTAATCGTAATGGCCCCTAAGCAAACATAGACGAAGCGGCCGGTCTGGGGCTCAAGCCCTGGGCTGGCCGCCTTTTGCTTTGCGGCGGGTGACTCTCCCACAATTCGAGCGGGCACCCCCCAAAAGTGTATTGTTGAACCAGTCCGTAGATGCTAGAATAAGCCGCACCACAATATATTGGGGCACGGCGGGACCGGAACCATAGCGCAATGGATATCGCAACACTCGCAGGATTTATAGCCGGTTGGGGCATCTTCGTCGTCGCAGTGCTGATGGGCGGCACCCCCACCATCTATCTCGATACAGCTTCCCTCTTAATCGTTGTGGGCGGGACACTGGCTTCGACACTGGTGAACTATCCGCTGCGCGATGTGCTGAGTGTATTTCGCACGTTGCGAAACGCGTTCTTTCACATGGACCGCACACCAGAAGGGCTCATTCAGACCCTCGTTGACTTCTCAGTCATCGCCCGGCGCGAAGGCATTCTAGCCCTCGAAAGTCACGCCGAGAAGGCCGACGACGAATTTCTCGCGCGTAGCGTACGTTTGGCGATCGATGGGACTCCCCCTGATCTCATCAAGGATATCCTGTCCACCGAGCTTGCGTTTCTGGAAAGCAGGCATACATTGGGGCAATCCATGCTGCTTTCCATGGGCGCCTATGCGCCCGCTTTCGGAATGATCGGTACTCTCATCGGGCTTGTCCAAATGCTCGCGGAAATGGAAGATCCCTCCAAGATTGGAATTGGCATGTCGGTCGCCTTGATCACCACGCTCTACGGCGCCTTGCTCGCGAACGTGTTTTTCTTGCCTGCTGCAGGCAAACTCAAAGTGCGAACCGCAAATGAACTCCTTATGAAGGAGATCATCATTGAGGGGATACTTTCGATACAGTCAGGCGACAATCCGCGGATCGTCGAGCAGAAACTCCTTTCCTTTGTTGCTCCATCGTTCCGCGATCAAGTTCAAGTGAAGAGATACTATGATACGGGAGAGTAAAGCGCCCCCCTCCGCGCCAAGCGCCCCCCTCTGGACCGTAACCTATGCGGACATGATGGGCCTGTTGCTGGCGTTCTTTATCCTCCTCGCTTCCTTTTCAACCGTCAGCGACGAAAAGATCTCGCAGGCCATCGGTTCGCTCAGGAAAGAGTTCGGAGGCGGCGTAATGCCCGGCGAAGGCAATTACGTGCAGACTTTGAAACCCCTTAGCGTTATCGGGGAAGTTCAGTCGCGCGTTCCGCGCGGCATTGAAAAAGCTGCCCGCGAACTCCAAACCCGCCTTCAAGTCCTTGGCATGACAAAGGGCGTCGATATCAAATACGACGGCGAGGGTGGACTTCTGATTAGCTTGCCCAGCAACATCCTCTTCGATTTCGGACGCGCAGAACTGAAACCTGAAGCCTACGAGGCGATAAACCAATTGGGTGCGTCGCTGAGTAGCGTGAACGGCGTCTTCGTCGAAATCCGAGGTCACGCGGACAACGTTCCCCCGGGTCCTCAAAGTCCCTACACCGACAACTACGATCTGAGCTATCATCGCGCAAAGAACGTGA
Coding sequences:
- the fliG gene encoding flagellar motor switch protein FliG, which encodes MSAETRQKLAELDGRTKAAIFLACLGPQQASKILSKMSEEEIEQLTLDLSSLGSIEPEIREAIIEEFHQMYLANRYVTAGGIDYARHVLESALGPERALEILTRLQSSLQEVPFEFLKRADPSQISTFIQDEHPQTISLILAHLQPGVASVVLSALPQDVRTDVVMRIATMDRTPPEIVREVERVLERKMASVFSQGFTFAGGVKDVAEILNNIDRGTERTIMADLEERDPELADEIARLMFTFDDLILVDDSGIQKALREIEQKELALALKTANSELADKIFKNMSERAREMIKEEMEYMGPVRLRTIEEAQQKIVTVIRRLEESGEIVIQGRSGGADEIVV
- the fliF gene encoding flagellar M-ring protein FliF; translated protein: MEFFRQLWEGIVNAWQKLSTSARVNMVIAALFTVTLIGILVYYTSRPQYVELFTNLSPEDMVAVQGSLDDAGVPFHTDSSGRNILVPSQYRSDMRVKINAAGLVKSQGSIAGFEIFNSPNLMENKFAQDVKYQRALMGELQNQLNQYSFVNRSYVMIREAKEQLFASEQKPTEATVTLDVSQPLSEEQVKAVLGTITTFGGANLTRDHVNLVTVDGKTLNAPSEDDFDSIANSKLEYARKYRKELEKSAEDALLEFGVRSVVRVALDIDNSRTTETSEEVKAGTPISSLSSTSTTTSTQGAPEGPAGARANLPDDAPAPGSEQNSTTTEQTLDNFMPSKKTITRETTPGSATTTHVTAIVQGRYNDEVGADGKPTGQKVYTERTKKELDTYKVLVASACGVDENLVEVRDHPFELDKLTAATSAFEAVQTASLMANWQDTLSMILKLGAVAVAFLMVRRMLLRAAIPIEPEEEIARFEVPTAGPEELRKREIAGEVERVSQEQPEAVAALLRTWLSERE
- a CDS encoding MotA/TolQ/ExbB proton channel family protein, which encodes MDIATLAGFIAGWGIFVVAVLMGGTPTIYLDTASLLIVVGGTLASTLVNYPLRDVLSVFRTLRNAFFHMDRTPEGLIQTLVDFSVIARREGILALESHAEKADDEFLARSVRLAIDGTPPDLIKDILSTELAFLESRHTLGQSMLLSMGAYAPAFGMIGTLIGLVQMLAEMEDPSKIGIGMSVALITTLYGALLANVFFLPAAGKLKVRTANELLMKEIIIEGILSIQSGDNPRIVEQKLLSFVAPSFRDQVQVKRYYDTGE
- a CDS encoding FliI/YscN family ATPase, whose protein sequence is MEPYIERVKTTQSIGVFGKVVDVVGLTIEATGPVMHIGDLCYVQPPRGGKRIPVEVVGFRGNRILLMALGDMAGVAPHSIVIPTFKPQMVRVGLDLLGRVIGSMGAPLDGRPAPEGTHLSPLMVAPPGPMERRRIVEPLATGIRAIDSCVTCGKGQRVGILAGSGVGKSKLIGMIARNTNADVNVIALVGERGREVRDFIEGDLGPQGLARSVVVVATSDEPALMRIKGAYVATAIAEWFRAQGADVLLMMDSVTRFAMAQREVGLAVGEPPTTKGYPPSVFGLLARLLERAGTSPTGSITGLYTVLVEADDLNDPIGDAVRSILDGHIALSRSLATRNHYPAIDVLESVSRCMIDVTPETHRTFAGDMRHVLATYRDAEDLINIGAYVGGSNPEIDRSIRLMPSVRRFLQQGLFDATAFDDIVGLMQRSLKG
- a CDS encoding flagellar hook protein FlgE, whose translation is MGTAIYTGVTGLQAHQRRIDVIASNIANVNTTGYRSSRALFQDLFSQTISGPRAAVGSFGGSNPSQVGLGVRLGSIDVNYSQAALLTTGVSSDLAIQGSGFFVLSDGVANYYTRDGSFDLNADGELRDPATGFLVQGFQADSTGAIDPNGPLTSITIPVGGAAIVRATTTATLIGNLNSDAATGDTVTRTIRVFDSLGTPRDIDLVFTKSATTNEWDWVASSTDPAINTVTGSGTIEFDANGTVINGGIGNVSVTFNAGPSSPIDPFAFDFDFESITQLSADSDVTLQNQDGYQRGVLESFNIGDDGVINGVFSNGLTRVIGQVALAVFANNGGLVREGSNLFRESPSSGVAQIGTANTGGRGSVSGGVLEGSNVDLGTEFSNMIVTQRGFQANARTITTADTLLQETVNLIR
- a CDS encoding flagellar biosynthesis protein FlgD; translation: MNALSNISSDFANLLRPDVRAAYQGLTKAADTTTTKTPFQDAVSAALKSTKSDDKSESDTLGTDALGRDQFLQLLVLQMQNQDPMSPTDNTEMIAQLAQFSALEQMQNLNESFQYLSGNIDQLNFINASNMVGKEVTGIDINGDEVTGVVDSVGMEDSIVYLMIGDNVLSMAGVTEIKEAS
- a CDS encoding flagellar motor protein MotB; this translates as MIRESKAPPSAPSAPLWTVTYADMMGLLLAFFILLASFSTVSDEKISQAIGSLRKEFGGGVMPGEGNYVQTLKPLSVIGEVQSRVPRGIEKAARELQTRLQVLGMTKGVDIKYDGEGGLLISLPSNILFDFGRAELKPEAYEAINQLGASLSSVNGVFVEIRGHADNVPPGPQSPYTDNYDLSYHRAKNVMLQLAGPGGVRERDCEVIACGESQPVADNATEEGRQSNRRVDLYIRGKSAEGVKESAGGRLGTPVPDESASSPAPGTGT
- the fliJ gene encoding flagellar export protein FliJ, which translates into the protein MPRRDPERFDTLLRVRKRQEQLRAQSLAEVRTQIRSVQRQRQQISEEQVRMIHEASEAVGEQLAGPEIHMFFQYERHLARLVVERDATLRRLRTVEEERRSALEDSMKRRRVVERLQERYQQEAATEQRKMEQKLNDEIAGVRASRHTQGEREP
- a CDS encoding flagellar hook-length control protein FliK; protein product: MVSAIEATRTEPKGSEPAPPSKTANSASDTAATGLFALLMAHLQNIAEAAVQGDATGEVTATTDATGDVTEPTQEGEQAPTDPLLALLVASQAETLATAGQAQPAPVVAEDDPTTGISTVALLDVGEAKSDVPAPSIPASSAKYVVTPPLATPETIDDAKLTQTSDKEVTVSDADLAEVAEPLAATAKPVLESKNIGKNTDVAEKAPVAKVTPPQVDVAQAQADANAKTDEAQPGFRETKPLNMAELLKQAAGSGGRAETVEKPAGVKGDDTAPAPTQRIDMSANVHTSVDTKGAKGVEASTQKVETPLQAERPTLQTLHEFTVRGVKYLVREGGDTVTVRLVPESLGEVRFDVTRNQDTVSVRLVSANPAVRTVLESQVHGLRDQLTQDGFSVSQIVVTADAASSNSQGGQWGNAWSDQTPAWRNSDAASSFNTARNQTYETPARRGAQHNGALDVFA